The following proteins come from a genomic window of Synechococcus sp. NB0720_010:
- a CDS encoding NAD(+) kinase — translation MRLETVWLIHRAASQAALRQARRCAQILRDQGVKVAVAMSGASANPFPGLLADEGSPPDLAVVLGGDGTVLGAARHLASLDVPILSFNVGGHFGFLTQERKLLGHGHEAEGSFDLWQRLRDDRFALERRMMLEARTDSSDTVHTALNDLYLRPGIDEVTPTCVLELEIDGEVVDQFRGDGLIMSTATGSTGYSMAAGGPILHPGVEAIVVNPICPMSLSSRPLVVPPRAQLAVWPLGPSNSRVRLWKDGAFAAVLEPGDRCDVRRSPHHALMVLLEQSPSYYRTLTHKLHWAGSLTAAEPSPN, via the coding sequence ATGCGCCTTGAGACCGTTTGGTTGATCCATCGAGCGGCCAGCCAGGCTGCCCTGCGCCAAGCCCGGCGTTGTGCCCAGATCTTGCGCGATCAAGGCGTCAAGGTCGCCGTGGCCATGAGTGGGGCCAGTGCGAACCCCTTCCCCGGACTCTTGGCGGATGAGGGGAGTCCGCCCGATTTGGCCGTGGTGCTGGGCGGAGACGGAACGGTCCTTGGGGCTGCGCGGCACCTGGCGTCCCTGGATGTGCCGATCCTCTCGTTCAACGTCGGCGGTCATTTCGGCTTTTTGACCCAGGAGCGCAAGCTGCTGGGCCATGGCCATGAAGCCGAGGGTTCCTTCGATCTCTGGCAGCGACTTCGGGACGATCGCTTTGCCCTCGAGCGGCGCATGATGCTCGAGGCGCGCACCGACAGCAGCGACACGGTGCATACGGCCCTCAATGACCTCTACCTGAGGCCCGGGATCGATGAGGTCACCCCCACCTGTGTCCTGGAGTTGGAGATTGATGGGGAGGTGGTCGATCAGTTCCGGGGGGATGGCTTGATCATGTCGACCGCGACTGGCTCAACGGGGTATTCGATGGCTGCCGGCGGCCCGATCTTGCATCCCGGTGTTGAGGCGATTGTGGTGAACCCGATCTGTCCGATGAGCCTCTCCAGCCGTCCGTTGGTGGTTCCCCCCCGGGCGCAGTTGGCGGTCTGGCCGCTGGGTCCCTCCAACAGTCGGGTGCGCCTCTGGAAGGACGGGGCCTTCGCGGCGGTGCTGGAGCCCGGGGATCGCTGTGATGTGCGCCGCTCCCCCCATCACGCCTTGATGGTGTTGCTGGAGCAGAGCCCCTCCTACTACCGCACCTTGACCCATAAGTTGCATTGGGCCGGCAGTTTGACGGCCGCCGAGCCGTCTCCCAACTAG
- the nuoH gene encoding NADH-quinone oxidoreductase subunit NuoH — protein MSAGLDLEASFTDVLQGFGLSPGMAHLLWLPLPMLVVLVAAVVGVLVNVWLERKISAAVQQRIGPEYAGALGILQPLADGLKLLFKEDIIPARADGLLFTLGPVLVLVPVILSWLVVPFGQHLLISNVGVGIFLWISLSSIQPIGLLMAGYASNNKYSLLGGLRAAAQSISYEIPLALAVLAVVMMSNSLSTVDIVNQQTGAGILSWNIWRQPVGFVIFWICALAECERLPFDLPEAEEELVAGYQTEYAGMKFALFYLGSYINLVLSALLVAVLYLGGWGFPLPVEWVVNLTGQPIDAPLVQVITATTGIVMTVLKAYLLVFFAILLRWTVPRVRIDQLLDLGWKFLLPVALVNLLVTAGLKLAFPAFFGG, from the coding sequence GTGAGTGCCGGGCTCGACCTTGAGGCCAGCTTCACGGACGTGCTGCAGGGCTTCGGCTTGTCGCCGGGGATGGCCCACCTGCTCTGGCTGCCGCTGCCGATGCTGGTGGTCCTGGTGGCTGCCGTCGTTGGCGTGTTGGTCAACGTCTGGCTCGAGCGGAAGATCTCGGCGGCCGTTCAGCAGCGGATCGGCCCCGAATACGCCGGTGCCCTGGGCATCCTTCAGCCCCTCGCGGACGGCCTGAAGCTGCTGTTCAAAGAGGACATCATTCCGGCCCGAGCCGACGGCCTGCTCTTCACCCTGGGCCCGGTGCTGGTGCTGGTGCCGGTGATCCTGAGCTGGTTGGTCGTGCCCTTCGGCCAGCACCTGCTGATCAGCAACGTCGGCGTCGGCATCTTTCTCTGGATTTCCCTGAGCAGCATCCAGCCCATTGGCTTGCTGATGGCTGGCTACGCCTCCAATAACAAGTACTCCCTGCTCGGTGGCTTGCGGGCCGCCGCCCAGTCGATCTCCTACGAGATTCCCCTCGCCTTGGCGGTGCTGGCCGTGGTGATGATGAGCAACTCCCTCAGCACGGTTGACATCGTCAACCAGCAAACCGGCGCCGGGATCCTCAGCTGGAACATCTGGCGCCAGCCCGTCGGTTTCGTGATCTTCTGGATCTGCGCCCTGGCCGAATGTGAGCGCCTTCCCTTCGACTTGCCGGAGGCTGAAGAGGAGTTGGTGGCTGGCTACCAGACCGAATACGCCGGCATGAAGTTCGCCCTCTTTTATCTGGGCAGCTACATCAACCTGGTGCTCTCCGCCCTGCTGGTGGCGGTGCTCTACCTGGGTGGCTGGGGCTTCCCGCTTCCCGTCGAGTGGGTGGTGAACCTGACGGGTCAGCCGATCGACGCTCCCCTGGTGCAGGTGATCACCGCCACCACCGGAATCGTGATGACGGTCCTGAAGGCCTACCTGCTGGTGTTCTTCGCGATCTTGCTGCGCTGGACCGTTCCCCGGGTGCGCATTGACCAGTTGCTGGACCTGGGTTGGAAGTTCCTGTTGCCGGTCGCCCTGGTCAACCTGCTGGTGACCGCTGGTCTGAAGCTCGCGTTCCCGGCCTTCTTCGGCGGTTAA
- a CDS encoding methylenetetrahydrofolate reductase: MRLQQALEAGQFALTAEVMPPRGGEIKRTLEHAALLKDWVHAVNVTDGSRAVMRMSSLAVCRLLLDAGVEPVWQQACRDRNRIGLQADLLGAHALGIRNILCLTGDPVRAGDQPQARPVNELESVRLLKQVAAFNRGEDPVDGPLPDGPTDLFAGAAADPQSPSWSGLSSRIRRKQQAGARFVQTQMVMDEDCLKRFVDEITAPLGLPVLAGVFLLKSAKNAAFINRVVPGACIPQAIIDRLAAASNPADEGITIAAEQVRRYAQTCQGVHLMAVKAEERIPLVLERAGFSSRC; the protein is encoded by the coding sequence TTGCGGCTACAGCAGGCGCTTGAGGCGGGCCAGTTTGCCCTGACGGCAGAGGTGATGCCCCCCCGTGGCGGGGAGATCAAGCGGACCCTTGAGCACGCCGCGTTGCTGAAGGACTGGGTGCACGCCGTGAACGTCACCGATGGCAGCCGCGCCGTCATGCGGATGAGCAGCCTGGCGGTCTGTCGGCTGTTGCTAGACGCCGGTGTCGAGCCGGTCTGGCAGCAGGCCTGCCGGGACCGCAATCGCATTGGTCTGCAGGCCGATCTGCTGGGGGCCCATGCCCTGGGGATCAGAAATATCCTCTGTCTGACGGGGGACCCGGTTCGGGCGGGAGATCAACCGCAGGCCCGGCCGGTCAACGAGTTGGAGTCGGTGCGCTTGCTCAAACAGGTGGCGGCCTTTAACCGCGGTGAGGATCCGGTGGATGGCCCCCTGCCGGATGGTCCAACGGACCTGTTCGCCGGTGCAGCGGCCGATCCGCAAAGCCCCAGTTGGAGTGGCCTGAGCAGCCGAATCCGCCGGAAGCAGCAGGCGGGGGCTCGATTCGTGCAGACCCAGATGGTGATGGATGAGGACTGCCTGAAGCGTTTCGTCGATGAGATCACCGCACCCTTAGGACTGCCGGTACTGGCGGGGGTGTTTCTCCTGAAATCGGCGAAAAACGCCGCCTTCATTAACCGCGTCGTTCCCGGAGCCTGTATTCCTCAAGCGATCATTGATCGACTGGCCGCCGCGAGCAATCCAGCGGACGAGGGAATCACCATCGCCGCGGAACAGGTCCGTCGCTACGCCCAAACCTGTCAGGGGGTTCACCTGATGGCCGTGAAGGCCGAGGAGCGCATTCCCCTGGTCCTGGAGAGGGCGGGATTCAGCTCGCGCTGCTGA
- the ndhI gene encoding NAD(P)H-quinone oxidoreductase subunit I, with amino-acid sequence MFGFLKKVGDYTRDAVGAANYLAQGLSVTFDHLQRRPITVQYPYEKLIPSERYRGRIHYEFDKCIACEVCVRVCPINLPVVDWVMNKATKKKELRNYSIDFGVCIFCGNCVEYCPTNCLSMTEEYELAAFDRHSLNYDNVALGRLPTSVTSDPAVLPLRELAYLPKGEMDPHGVDSNRPRAGKLPADVLKTLPKEENA; translated from the coding sequence ATGTTCGGGTTCCTCAAGAAAGTCGGTGACTACACCCGCGATGCGGTGGGTGCGGCCAACTACCTCGCCCAGGGGCTTTCGGTCACCTTTGACCACCTTCAGCGCAGGCCGATCACGGTTCAGTACCCCTACGAAAAACTGATTCCGTCGGAGCGCTACCGAGGCCGAATCCACTACGAGTTCGACAAGTGCATCGCCTGTGAGGTGTGTGTGCGCGTCTGCCCGATCAACCTGCCGGTGGTGGATTGGGTGATGAATAAAGCCACCAAGAAAAAGGAACTGCGCAACTACTCCATCGACTTCGGGGTGTGCATCTTCTGCGGCAACTGCGTCGAGTACTGCCCGACCAACTGCCTCTCGATGACCGAGGAGTACGAGCTGGCGGCCTTCGATCGCCACAGCCTGAACTACGACAACGTCGCCCTCGGCCGTCTCCCCACCAGCGTCACCAGCGACCCAGCGGTCTTGCCCCTGCGGGAGCTGGCCTATCTGCCGAAAGGGGAGATGGATCCCCATGGCGTGGATTCCAATCGTCCGCGGGCCGGCAAACTGCCCGCTGACGTCCTCAAGACCCTGCCGAAGGAGGAGAACGCCTGA
- the nuoK gene encoding NADH-quinone oxidoreductase subunit NuoK has protein sequence MSIELPTTVPLQGYLALAAILFCTGVWGLINSRNAVRVLMSIELMLNAVNINLMAFSSYLDGQLIRGQVFAIFVITVAAAEAAVGLAILLSLYRNRETVDMERFNLLRW, from the coding sequence ATGTCCATCGAGCTGCCCACCACCGTTCCTCTCCAGGGCTATCTCGCCTTGGCCGCCATCCTGTTTTGCACGGGTGTCTGGGGACTGATCAACAGCCGCAACGCCGTGCGGGTGCTGATGAGCATCGAGCTGATGCTTAATGCGGTGAATATCAACCTGATGGCCTTCTCCAGCTACCTCGATGGCCAGCTGATTCGCGGACAGGTCTTTGCGATTTTCGTCATCACCGTGGCGGCTGCTGAGGCTGCCGTTGGCCTTGCGATCCTTCTCTCTCTGTATCGGAACCGTGAAACGGTGGATATGGAGCGTTTCAACTTGCTGCGTTGGTAG
- a CDS encoding response regulator transcription factor — MTDRSSLGHSPMDLSERELEIIQLVAQGLTNQEIGENLMISKRTVDNHVSNVFTKTGAKNRVALLNWAMDHGKICRDGFNCCNLPGDED, encoded by the coding sequence ATGACTGATCGAAGCAGCCTCGGCCATTCCCCCATGGACCTCTCCGAGCGCGAACTGGAGATCATCCAACTCGTCGCCCAAGGCCTCACCAATCAGGAGATTGGCGAGAACCTGATGATCAGCAAACGCACCGTGGACAACCACGTCAGCAACGTCTTCACCAAAACGGGCGCCAAGAACCGCGTGGCGCTACTGAATTGGGCGATGGATCACGGCAAGATCTGCCGCGACGGCTTCAATTGCTGCAACCTGCCTGGGGACGAGGACTAG
- a CDS encoding NADH-quinone oxidoreductase subunit J — translation MTIASSTQFICFVFLSAAVAIGALGVVLLPSIVYSAFLLGGVFLSVAGLYLLLNASFVAAAQVLVYVGAVNVLILFAIMLVNKKEDLAAIPGLAVRRFLSGAVCAGLFALLLRVAFTTPWALPGPTPIGEEATIRIGEHLFSDYLLPFELASVLLLMAMIGAIVLARRDVFSTDVVTGEPADQGLIEKSRTPLLLEKTN, via the coding sequence ATGACCATTGCTTCCTCCACGCAGTTCATCTGCTTTGTCTTCCTCTCAGCAGCGGTCGCCATTGGCGCCCTTGGCGTGGTCCTGCTGCCGAGCATCGTCTATTCCGCCTTTCTGCTGGGCGGCGTGTTCCTCTCGGTTGCCGGTCTCTATCTGCTGCTGAATGCCAGTTTCGTGGCGGCCGCCCAGGTGCTCGTCTACGTCGGTGCGGTCAACGTCCTGATCCTGTTCGCGATCATGCTCGTGAACAAGAAGGAAGACCTGGCGGCGATCCCTGGCCTGGCCGTGCGTCGCTTCCTCTCTGGTGCAGTGTGCGCTGGTTTGTTTGCCCTGCTGCTGCGGGTGGCCTTCACGACCCCCTGGGCCCTGCCCGGCCCGACCCCCATTGGCGAAGAGGCCACCATTCGCATCGGTGAGCACCTCTTCAGCGACTACCTGCTGCCATTCGAGCTGGCGTCAGTCCTGCTGTTGATGGCGATGATTGGCGCGATCGTCCTGGCCCGCCGCGATGTCTTCAGCACCGATGTGGTCACCGGCGAACCCGCTGATCAGGGTTTGATCGAGAAATCCCGCACGCCCCTGCTCCTGGAGAAAACCAACTGA
- a CDS encoding CYTH domain-containing protein: MALEIERRFLVAGQQWRSVVSWQRDFAQGYLPNSSQAMTSRVRLAGVDEAWLTLKFPAGGIARQEFEYAIPAADASALLERCEAQLIKRRFGLDLPGGDWVLDVFAGENAPLVLAEVELERADQAVEIPDWCVREITGLGQFSNAALASHPWARWSEAERTPWLEHS; encoded by the coding sequence ATGGCCCTCGAGATTGAACGCCGCTTTCTGGTCGCCGGTCAGCAGTGGCGCTCCGTGGTGTCTTGGCAGCGGGACTTCGCCCAGGGGTACCTGCCGAACTCCTCCCAGGCGATGACCTCGCGGGTCCGCCTGGCTGGCGTCGATGAGGCCTGGCTGACGCTCAAATTTCCCGCCGGCGGAATCGCCCGGCAAGAGTTTGAGTACGCGATTCCGGCGGCCGATGCTTCGGCGTTGCTCGAGCGCTGCGAAGCCCAGCTGATCAAGCGTCGCTTCGGCTTGGATTTACCGGGTGGGGACTGGGTTCTGGATGTCTTTGCAGGGGAGAACGCCCCCTTGGTGCTGGCCGAAGTGGAACTTGAGCGGGCCGATCAGGCCGTGGAGATCCCGGATTGGTGCGTGCGGGAGATCACCGGGCTGGGCCAATTCAGCAATGCGGCCTTGGCAAGCCATCCCTGGGCCCGCTGGAGCGAGGCGGAGCGGACCCCCTGGCTGGAGCACAGCTGA